The Vicia villosa cultivar HV-30 ecotype Madison, WI linkage group LG1, Vvil1.0, whole genome shotgun sequence genome includes a region encoding these proteins:
- the LOC131644936 gene encoding receptor-like protein kinase HSL1 codes for MSLLFLFPFLFFIFLQVQPVFSLNQEGLYLYQFKLSVDDPDSSLSSWNNRDQTPCNWSGITCHQTTTTTTVTQINLSNFNLAGPLPTSILCRLTNLTTLILTNNSINQTLPPDISLCTSLSHLDLSQNLLTGTLPQTLPLLTNLRYLDLTANNFSGPIPNSFGTFQKLEVISLVYNLLESSIPASLGNITTLKTLNLSYNPFLPSQIPPEIGNLTNLEILWLSSCNLVGVIPHSFGNLKRLSVLDLSMNNLQGSIPSSLSLMTSLKQIELYNNSLSGELPSGMSNLTSLRLIDVAMNSIGGVIPDELCRLPLESLNLYENRFTGELPVSIAESPNLYEFKIFTNFLSGELPENLGKNGPLIWFDVSNNSFSGKIPKSLCERGALEELLMIHNSFSGEIPASLGGCRSLARVRLGFNKLSGEVPAGFWGLPHVYLLELVDNSFSGSIGKTIGGAGNLSLLILSNNNFSGAIPEEIGRLENLQEFSGGNNRFNYSLPESIVNLSQLGILDLHNNKISGELPEGIPSLKKLNELNLANNEIGGEIPEKIGSMSVLNFLDLSSNRFLGNVPMSLQNLKLNQLNLSYNVLSGEIPPLMAKDMYRDSFIGNPGLCGDLKGLCDAKGESKSADFVWLLRAIFIVAALVFVFGVVWFYFKYKNIKKARSIDKTKWTLMSFHKLGFGEDEVLNCLDEDNVIGSGSSGKVYKVVLRNGEAVAVKKIWGGVQMETESGDTEKKQFQDNAFDAEVETLGKIRHKNIVKLWCCCTTRDCKLLVYEYMPNGSLGDLLHSNKGGLLDWPTRYKIALDSAEGLSYLHHDCVPPIVHRDVKSNNILLDEDFSAKVADFGLAKAVESNGKGTKSMSVIAGSCGYIAPEYAYTLRVNEKSDTYSFGVVILELVTGRKPVDPEFGEKDLVMWACNTLDQKGIDHVLDSRLDSFFKEEICKVLNIGLMCTSPLPINRPGMRRVVKMLQEVGPESQSKSSQKAGKLSPYYYDDGSDHGSVA; via the exons ATGTCTCTTCTGTTTCTGTttccttttctcttcttcatcttccttcaAGTTCAACCAGTTTTCTCTCTCAACCAAGAAGGTCTCTACCTGTACCAATTCAAGCTCTCCGTAGACGATCCCGACTCTTCTCTCTCCTCATGGAACAACCGCGACCAAACACCGTGTAACTGGTCCGGCATAACCTGCCACCAaacaaccaccaccaccaccgttactcaaatcaacctctccaacttcAACCTCGCCGGTCCACTACCAACCTCAATCCTCTGTCGTTTAACCAACCTCACCACTCTCATTCTCACCAACAACTCCATCAACCAAACACTCCCTCCAGACATTTCTCTTTGCACCTCCCTCTCTCACTTAGACCTCTCTCAAAACCTCCTCACTGGCACACTCCCACAAACCCTCCCTCTCCTCACTAACCTCCGTTATCTCGACTTAACGGCTAACAACTTCTCCGGCCCAATCCCAAACTCCTTCGGAACATTCCAGAAACTCGAAGTCATCTCTCTCGTTTACAATCTTCTAGAATCTTCCATTCCCGCTTCGTTAGGAAACATCACCACTCTCAAAACTCTGAATCTCTCCTATAATCCGTTTCTACCGTCTCAGATTCCGCCGGAGATCGGAAACCTAACCAACCTCGAGATTCTCTGGCTCAGTTCGTGTAATCTCGTCGGTGTTATTCCTCACTCATTCGGGAATTTGAAGAGACTCTCTGTGCTTGATCTTTCCATGAATAATCTTCAAGGTTCTATTCCGAGTTCGCTTTCTTTGATGACGAGTTTGAAGCAGATTGAGCTTTATAATAACTCGTTGTCCGGTGAGTTACCGTCCGGAATGTCGAACCTGACTTCGTTGCGGCTGATTGATGTTGCTATGAATAGTATTGGTGGTGTTATTCCGGATGAGTTATGCCGGTTACCGCTTGAGAGTTTGAATCTCTATGAAAATCGGTTTACCGGAGAGTTGCCGGTGAGTATAGCTGAATCTCCTAATCTTTATGAGTTCAAGATTTTTACGAACTTTTTATCCGGTGAGTTGCCGGAGAATCTCGGGAAGAATGGTCCGTTGATATGGTTTGATGTTTCGAATAATTCATTCTCCGGTAAGATTCCGAAGAGTTTGTGTGAGCGCGGCGCGTTGGAGGAGTTACTGATGATACATAATTCGTTCTCCGGAGAGATTCCGGCAAGTTTGGGTGGTTGTAGAAGTTTGGCGCGTGTTAGGTTAGGTTTTAATAAGTTGTCCGGTGAAGTTCCGGCGGGTTTTTGGGGGCTGCCGCATGTTTATCTTCTTGAACTTGTTGACAACTCGTTTTCGGGTTCGATTGGTAAGACTATTGGTGGAGCTGGGAATCTGTCTTTGTTGATTTTATCGAATAATAATTTCTCTGGTGCGATTCCTGAAGAGATTGGGAGGTTGGAAAATCTTCAGGAGTTTTCCGGTGGTAATAACCGGTTCAACTATTCGTTGCCGGAGAGTATTGTGAATCTCTCCCAGCTTGGGATTCTTGATCTTCACAATAATAAGATCTCTGGTGAGCTTCCAGAAGGAATTCCATCGCTTAAGAAACTCAACGAGTTGAATTTGGCGAATAACGAGATTGGTGGGGAAATTCCTGAGAAAATTGGGAGTATGTCTGTGCTTAACTTTCTTGATCTTTCCAGTAATCGGTTTTTGGGAAATGTTCCGATGAGTTTGCAGAATTTGAAGCTCAATCAGCTGAATTTGTCTTACAATGTGCTTTCGGGAGAGATTCCACCTCTTATGGCTAAGGATATGTATAGGGATAGTTTTATCGGTAATCCTGGtttgtgcggagatttgaaaggTTTGTGTGATGCCAAAGGGGAGAGTAAGAGTGCTGATTTTGTTTGGCTGCTTAGAGCTATTTTCATAGTTGCGGCTCTGGTTTTTGTCTTTGGTGTGGTTTGGTTCTACTTCAAGTACAAGAATATTAAGAAGGCGAGATCTATCGATAAAACCAAATGGACGTTGATGTCGTTTCATAAATTGGGTTTCGGTGAAGATGAGGTCTTGAATTGTCTTGATGAAGATAATGTCATTGGAAGCGGATCGTCCGGGAAAGTCTACAAGGTTGTGCTTCGCAACGGTGAAGCTGTTGCAGTGAAGAAGATATGGGGAGGAGTTCAAATGGAGACGGAGAGTGGTGATACTGAAAAGAAACAATTCCAAGATAATGCTTTTGACGCGGAGGTTGAAACTTTGGGCAAGATTAGGCACAAGAACATTGTCAAACTATGGTGTTGTTGTACCACGAGGGATTGCAAGCTATTGGTTTACGAGTATATGCCGAACGGTAGTCTTGGTGATTTGCTGCATAGCAATAAAGGAGGGTTGTTGGATTGGCCGACTAGGTATAAGATAGCTCTTGATTCTGCAGAAGGCCTCTCTTATCTGCATCATGATTGTGTTCCGCCGATAGTCCATAGAGACGTGAAATCGAATAACATCTTGTTGGATGAAGACTTTAGTGCAAAGGTTGCAGATTTCGGGTTAGCTAAGGCGGTTGAATCCAATGGGAAAGGAACTAAATCCATGTCCGTCATAGCTGGTTCTTGTGGTTATATTGCTCCAG AATATGCATACACGCTTAGAGTGAACGAGAAGAGCGACACATATAGTTTCGGTGTTGTTATCCTCGAGTTAGTCACGGGAAGGAAGCCCGTAGATCCTGAATTCGGAGAAAAAGACTTGGTTATGTGGGCATGCAACACGTTAGATCAGAAAGGCATCGACCACGTGCTTGACTCAAGGCTCGATTCTTTCTTCAAAGAAGAAATTTGCAAGGTCCTCAACATTGGCCTAATGTGCACTAGTCCTCTTCCAATCAACCGGCCCGGAATGAGAAGAGTGGTGAAAATGCTACAAGAAGTAGGCCCAGAAAGCCAATCAAAGTCCTCCCAAAAAGCCGGAAAGTTGTCCCCTTATTACTACGATGACGGGTCAGATCATGGAAGCGTTGCTTAA